In Halobacteroides halobius DSM 5150, the genomic window TATAGAGCTTATCCAAGATTATTTATCTGTCAAGGAGATATATATTGTTATTTAGAAAAGTTTTTTTTAGCTCTTGAAAGTTATTTGAATGCTAAAAGATATTTGCAAGTTGATAGTAAAGATTTAGTTAATGTTTTAATTAAAATTGCTAAGCTTTATTTATTTTTAAATTCTCCAGAGGGTTTAAAGTATCTTAAGCAAGTAAAAGAGCTTAAATTGTCTTCAAGTCAAAAGAGAAAAGTAAAAAAATTAAATATTATTGCTGAGTTTATGCAAGGAAATATAGCAGAGACTAAATGGTTATTAAGGGAGTTAGAAGAAAGTAACCTTTACTATGAGCTAAAGGCTATAATTGCATTTAGTACAGGAGAGTTTAAGCAAAGTAAAAAGTTTATAAAACAAATAACAGTAACTGAAAATAGATTATTTGATTATTGGATAATATATACTCCTTTTTTACCTATATATATTAACTTATTTATGGGCCAAATTTATAAAAGCCAAGAGTATGTGTGGAGTAATTTTTCAGTCTCCAATAGTGAATTAAAAGAAATAGCTGAGTATTATCTTTTAGGGATACAAAGTTTTCTAGGAGTTAATAAGTCTAGTTACCAAGACGAATACACTAAGTTAATAGAAGTCGTTTCTGATTTTGGTTTTAATTGGTATAGGATTCATTTATTAACTTATATTGTTGTGTGGGAAGCTTTTTATGGTAATCCTAAGCAGGGGATAAAATACGGAGAAAAGGGATTAGATTATATTAAAAAAGTTAAAAGTGAATTTTATAGAGGTAATTTACTAATAGGTTTAGGAATTAACTATTATAAGCTAGACCAATTAGAGAAAGCTTATCAATATTTAGAAGAAGCTAAGAGTATATTTTCTAAGTGTAATAATCAGGTTTACTTATTTTATATATTGTTGTGGTTATCTAAGATTAGTTATAAAATCAAGGCTGAAAATCAATTTATAACGGATATGGATGAATTATTGACTTTGGCCCAAAAAGAGTCATATGGTCATTTGTTATTACGACCAGAAGGGATACTAGGTAGCAAAGATTATGGTAAATTAATTCCATTATTATTGGAGGCTAGAGAAAAAGAAATTAAAATTGATTACAGCGATAAAATATTAAAGCAGATGAATTTTAAAGATATAAAAAGACACCCAGGTTATTCATTACGAATTAGTGCTTTAGGATGTTTAGAGATTTATCGTGGGCAAGAAAAAATCAGTTCAGATGAGTGGAAGCGTAAAAAGGCTAAGGATTTATTTGAATTATTATTAGTAAAGCAAGGACAATTAATTCCTAGAGATAGAATATGTTATCTATTATGGCCTAATAAGGATAAAGAAGCTGCTGAAAGAAATTTTTCAGTAACTTTAAGTTTTTTAAATAAGGTCTTAGAGCCCAGTAGAAGGAGACGAGAAACTCCATTTTTTATTATTAAAAAGGGGAATTCATATGGTTTAAATCAACAAGCAGCTTACTTTTATGATGTTAACTATTTTGAAGAAATAATTAACCAAGGAAAAGAAACTAATAAAATGGTAGTTAAGATAAATTATTACCACCAAGCTTTAGATCTCTATCAGGGTGGTTTTTTAAAAAATAGTTTAGATAAAGATTGGATACAACAAGAGAATAATAGATTAGAGTTGTTATTTTTAGAGATAGCTGAAGAATTATTAAAATACTACTATCAACAACAAGATTATGAAACTAGTCTAGAAGTAATAGATAAAATCTTAAAGCAAAATAAATGTTATGAACAGGCTTATCTTTATAAAATGAAAATATATTTTCAGTTAGGTAGAAGAGAATATGCTATAAAGACCTACTATAACTGTAAAAAAACATTAAAAGAAGAGCTAAACTTGGCCCCTAGTAATAATATAGAACAATATTATAGTCTATTAGTTTCATAAAAATACATTTTAGCTATTAATTTATTTCTTTTTTTATTATGAAAAAAGGAGATGATTGCTGTGGCAAATAATCAAGTTTCAAAAGATAAAATAACCCAATTAAAAAATGATATGAAAGATATGGCGTTTAAAAAAGAAAGTTTACTTGATGATGAAGTACAGCAATTAAGTAGACAATTAGATAAAGAAATAATAAAGTTTTATGAAAATAAAAATAACTATTAATAAAGAAGGTGGTATTGTTAATGAATAATTTTTCTATAGCTTTTTTATTAACTTTATTTGCAGGATTAGCAACAGGTATTGGGAGTGTGTTAGTTTTATTTATCAAAGATGTAAAGAAGTCTTTTTTATCTATTTCGTTAGGTTTTTCAGCGGGGGTTATGATTTATGTATCTTTTATTGAAATATTCTTTAAAGCCCAAGAATCATTAGTTTCTTATTTAGGGGTTAGAAATGGTAAGATAGTAACAGTTGTTTCGTTTTTTTTAGGAGTTTTAATGATTGGTTTAATTGATAAATTAGTCCCTGATATAGAAAATCCCCATCATGCTCATAATCAAAATGGGGCTAATAATTTAGAACAAGAGAGAGGAGTTGATGAGGATGCCCAGTTATTAAGAATGGGGGCTTTTTCAGCTTTAGCAATTGCTATACATAATTTCCCAGAAGGTTTAGCTACTTTTGCTTCTGCTTTAAAAGATCCTAGTTTAGGTATCCCGATTGCTATAGCTATAGCAATTCATAATATTCCTGAAGGAATTTCTGTATCAGTTCCAGTTTACTATGCTACTAAGGATAAGAAGAAGGCTTTTTTCTATTCATTTTTATCTGGCTTATCTGAGCCAATAGGTGCTTTTATAGGTTATTTTCTGTTAAGGTCATTTTTTAATGATTTAGTATTTGGTATTTTATTTGGCATGGTAGCTGGGATTATGGTCTTTATTTCTATTGATGAATTATTGCCAACCTCTAGAAATTATGGCCAAGGTCATCAAGAAATTTATGGCTTTGTGGCAGGAATGGCAGTTATGGCTGTAAGTTTATTATTATTTTAAATTGGAATTTAAAATAATATTTATTTGTAACAATATTGTAAGTTAATTGTTATAGATTAGATAGCAGTATATGTTATTATATATAATAGGAACTCAAAATAATCTATAATGTTTTAAAAATAAGAGGAGGGTTTAATTATGCAAAAGTACGTTTGTACAGTTTGTGGTTATGTATATGATCCAGAGGAAGGAGATCCAGATGCAGGAATAGAACCAGGGACTCCTTTTGAAGAATTGCCTGAAGATTGGGAGTGTCCATTATGTGGTGTAGGAAAAGATATGTTTGAACCAGAAGAGTAATACTTTAGTCAAGGAGGTAGTGTATCTATGAAAAAGCGAGGTATTTACAAGTGTCAAACATGTGCTAATGTAGTAGAGGGTGTTAATGCTGATGCTCCTGATGTAGTTTGTTGTGGTAAGACGATGAATCGACTAGAGGCGCAGACTGATGATGCTAGCAATGAAAAACACGTACCTGTAATTAATGAACTTGACCAAGGAGTAGAGATAGTAGTAGGAACAACTTTACATCCAATGGAGGATAAACACTACATTGCCTTTATTGAGGTATTAACAGAAGATAAAGTGCTTAGAGCTGAATTAAAACCAGGTGATAAGCCTCAAGCAAAGTTTAATATTGATAAATCAAAGATAGTTGAGGTTAGAGAATACTGCACTGTCCATGATTTATGGAAGGCGTAAGTTTAGATATTGAATTAACAAGGAGGCTTAGTTATGTCGAAATTAAAAGGTACTAAAACAGAAAAAAATCTACTTAAAGCATTTGCTGGTGAATCGCAGGCTAGAAATCGATATACTTATTTTGCTTCTCAAGCTAAGAAGGATGGTTATAGACAGATTGCTAATATCTTCTTAGAAACAGCTAGAAATGAGAAGGAGCATGCTGAACGTTTTTTTAAATTTTTAGAGGGTAGAGATGTAGAAATTGAAGCTACTTATCCTGCGGGAGTAATTGCTACGACTGAAGAAAATCTAGAAGCTGCTGCTGCTGGTGAAAATGAAGAACATACTGAATTGTACCCTGAGTTTGCTAAAGTAGCTGAAGAAGAAGGTTTCTCTAAAATAGCAGAAGTCTTTAGAAGAATAGCTATGGTAGAGGTAGAGCATGAAAAAAGATATTTAAAACTATTGGAAAATGTTAGAGAAGAAAAGGTATTTAAAAAAGATAGTGAGGTACGATGGAAGTGTGGTAATTGTGGTTATGTTCATGAAGGATCTGAAGCTCCAAAAGAATGTCCTGCTTGTGCTCATGATCAAGATTACTTTGAATTAAAAGAAAAGAATTATTAATAATTGTAGTTATTAGGGGAGGACTATTAATAGTCCTCCCCTTTTTAATTTAAATTTTTATTTAGTTATTTTTTCTTTTACTTGTTTGGTGATTTTTGTTAGATTATCTTTTGTAGGGATATATTGAACTTTAATTTGATCAAGTACGTTAAAATTACAGTCTTGTTCTAAGATCTCACTAACTTGTTTGATACTTTGTCCTCCCCAACCATAAGATCCAAAAGCTAATCCAAATCTGTCTTTAGGGGCCAACCCTTTCATATAAGTTAAGAAGGCTGATACATTTGGTAATAAATTATTATTTAATGTTGGTGAACCAACACAGATATATTTAGCTGTAGCTACTTCTGTCATAATATCAGATTTATCATTTGTTTCTAAATTAAACATTTGGGTCTTAATCTTTGATTCTTCAAAAGCATCCTGAATAGCATAAGCAATCTCTTCTGTTGAATCCCACATAGTACCATAGATGATTACTGCTTTTTCATCTGTTTTATTAGCCGACCATTTTTGATACTGCTTAATAATTTTTGTAATATTATCCCGCCAGATAATTCCGTGAGATGGAGCAATCATCTCTACATCTAAATCACTAACTGTATCTAAAGCTCGTTGTACTTGAGCACCATAAGGTAAAACAATATTAGCATAATATTTCTTAGCTTCTTCAAGAATAATGTCAAGTGGATATTGATCATCAAACCTTTCAGAAGAAGCTAAATGTTGTCCAAAAGCATCATTAGAGAATAAAATCTTCTCTTCTGGTAAATAAGTAACCATATTATCCGGCCAGTGAACCATTGGCGTAAAGACAAAGTTTAGGCTTCTACTTCCTAAATCTAATTCTTCTCCGGGCTTAGCAAGTTGAAAGTCCCAATCTCCTTGATAGTGTTTTTGCAGCCCAGACTTTCCTTTAGGTGAAGTAATTATTGTAGCATCAGAAGCTACTTTCATTAATTTAGATAACCCACCTGAGTGATCCATCTCCACATGATTAGAGACTACATAATCAATCTCTGCTGGATCAATTACTTTCGAGATACGCTCTATCATTTCATCATATAAGTAATGTTTAACAGTATCAATTAATGTTACTTTATCATCTACAATTAAATAAGCATTATATGTAGAACCACGTTGGGTTGAGTAGCCGTGAAAGTTTCTAAGATCCCAATCAATACCTCCTACCCAATAGATATTATCAGTTATTTTTATTGCTTCCATTTTTTATTTCCTCCCTATATAAGATGGTTGTGCTTTTA contains:
- a CDS encoding BTAD domain-containing putative transcriptional regulator translates to MKDKMYTPPRVYSNSLQKQSLVQKYKQIKDISLTIIQAQLGSGKSNSIANFLNENYKDSFYWCNIQDKLVSQQKFWLEFMGAYKDDIEFDDSLEIKELINLAINSLIEKFNRDIFLVIDDFDLIKENNDLLASFYYFVANLPENLHLIIISRTKVNLPRLSYLKLQNKLLIVDDKDFIFQPEEIKDFFNCEYNLIISLVEAKKVFTVSEGWLLALDIIGASLQAGNDLDEVIANKNQEFTGVFDYLRYDLLDKIVKEELVSKEFLLKTSVLKKLKVKVCNQLLNINNSQEILDYLAKRIGFVYKIDDKSYRYHRLFAELLKDQAAKVYDLDLLYPQVEKIYKQNNLWEEAIYYNLNNNREEAVVKLIIKQYKKLIEQGKVDLLKQTLDTLSDEVYRAYPRLFICQGDIYCYLEKFFLALESYLNAKRYLQVDSKDLVNVLIKIAKLYLFLNSPEGLKYLKQVKELKLSSSQKRKVKKLNIIAEFMQGNIAETKWLLRELEESNLYYELKAIIAFSTGEFKQSKKFIKQITVTENRLFDYWIIYTPFLPIYINLFMGQIYKSQEYVWSNFSVSNSELKEIAEYYLLGIQSFLGVNKSSYQDEYTKLIEVVSDFGFNWYRIHLLTYIVVWEAFYGNPKQGIKYGEKGLDYIKKVKSEFYRGNLLIGLGINYYKLDQLEKAYQYLEEAKSIFSKCNNQVYLFYILLWLSKISYKIKAENQFITDMDELLTLAQKESYGHLLLRPEGILGSKDYGKLIPLLLEAREKEIKIDYSDKILKQMNFKDIKRHPGYSLRISALGCLEIYRGQEKISSDEWKRKKAKDLFELLLVKQGQLIPRDRICYLLWPNKDKEAAERNFSVTLSFLNKVLEPSRRRRETPFFIIKKGNSYGLNQQAAYFYDVNYFEEIINQGKETNKMVVKINYYHQALDLYQGGFLKNSLDKDWIQQENNRLELLFLEIAEELLKYYYQQQDYETSLEVIDKILKQNKCYEQAYLYKMKIYFQLGRREYAIKTYYNCKKTLKEELNLAPSNNIEQYYSLLVS
- a CDS encoding Spo0E family sporulation regulatory protein-aspartic acid phosphatase, coding for MANNQVSKDKITQLKNDMKDMAFKKESLLDDEVQQLSRQLDKEIIKFYENKNNY
- the zupT gene encoding zinc transporter ZupT, with protein sequence MNNFSIAFLLTLFAGLATGIGSVLVLFIKDVKKSFLSISLGFSAGVMIYVSFIEIFFKAQESLVSYLGVRNGKIVTVVSFFLGVLMIGLIDKLVPDIENPHHAHNQNGANNLEQERGVDEDAQLLRMGAFSALAIAIHNFPEGLATFASALKDPSLGIPIAIAIAIHNIPEGISVSVPVYYATKDKKKAFFYSFLSGLSEPIGAFIGYFLLRSFFNDLVFGILFGMVAGIMVFISIDELLPTSRNYGQGHQEIYGFVAGMAVMAVSLLLF
- the rd gene encoding rubredoxin yields the protein MQKYVCTVCGYVYDPEEGDPDAGIEPGTPFEELPEDWECPLCGVGKDMFEPEE
- a CDS encoding desulfoferrodoxin; its protein translation is MKKRGIYKCQTCANVVEGVNADAPDVVCCGKTMNRLEAQTDDASNEKHVPVINELDQGVEIVVGTTLHPMEDKHYIAFIEVLTEDKVLRAELKPGDKPQAKFNIDKSKIVEVREYCTVHDLWKA
- the rbr gene encoding rubrerythrin, with product MSKLKGTKTEKNLLKAFAGESQARNRYTYFASQAKKDGYRQIANIFLETARNEKEHAERFFKFLEGRDVEIEATYPAGVIATTEENLEAAAAGENEEHTELYPEFAKVAEEEGFSKIAEVFRRIAMVEVEHEKRYLKLLENVREEKVFKKDSEVRWKCGNCGYVHEGSEAPKECPACAHDQDYFELKEKNY
- a CDS encoding FprA family A-type flavoprotein, which translates into the protein MEAIKITDNIYWVGGIDWDLRNFHGYSTQRGSTYNAYLIVDDKVTLIDTVKHYLYDEMIERISKVIDPAEIDYVVSNHVEMDHSGGLSKLMKVASDATIITSPKGKSGLQKHYQGDWDFQLAKPGEELDLGSRSLNFVFTPMVHWPDNMVTYLPEEKILFSNDAFGQHLASSERFDDQYPLDIILEEAKKYYANIVLPYGAQVQRALDTVSDLDVEMIAPSHGIIWRDNITKIIKQYQKWSANKTDEKAVIIYGTMWDSTEEIAYAIQDAFEESKIKTQMFNLETNDKSDIMTEVATAKYICVGSPTLNNNLLPNVSAFLTYMKGLAPKDRFGLAFGSYGWGGQSIKQVSEILEQDCNFNVLDQIKVQYIPTKDNLTKITKQVKEKITK